The following are encoded in a window of Candidatus Campbellbacteria bacterium genomic DNA:
- the murB gene encoding UDP-N-acetylmuramate dehydrogenase gives MDIKKSVLLKNMTTMKVGGNARFFTSVSNIDEVAEAVRWAKKENLPIFVLGGGSNIIVSDKGFEGLVIKNDIRGISFTDNQNNVQVTAGAGENWDRLVERSAERELYGLENLSLIPGTVGAAPVQNIGAYGSELKDNVVSVEAFDISEQKNKVFQKEECNFSYRNSLFKQTNNFIITKVTLELQKNGNLNLDYKDIQLEIEKEKIDFSQLTPEDVRELVVKIRRKKLPDWRELPTVGSFFKNPEIPKRQFENIRRNYDDLPGFETKTGKVKIPLAWIIEKICQMKGSSVGGVKVYERHALVIINPYDGTANDIRDLTREIKKCVFDKTGIEIEAEAKFIGNFD, from the coding sequence ATGGATATAAAAAAGAGCGTCTTGCTGAAAAATATGACTACTATGAAAGTGGGTGGAAATGCCCGCTTTTTTACTTCGGTATCTAATATAGATGAAGTCGCCGAGGCGGTGCGTTGGGCTAAAAAAGAGAACTTGCCAATTTTTGTGCTAGGGGGCGGATCCAACATAATTGTCTCGGATAAGGGTTTTGAGGGGTTGGTTATAAAAAATGATATCAGGGGAATTTCTTTTACAGATAATCAAAATAATGTTCAAGTTACAGCTGGAGCGGGCGAAAATTGGGACAGGTTGGTCGAGAGAAGTGCCGAAAGGGAGTTATATGGATTAGAAAATCTATCACTTATTCCGGGTACTGTGGGTGCAGCGCCTGTCCAAAATATCGGCGCTTATGGATCCGAGCTGAAAGATAACGTTGTCTCCGTAGAGGCTTTTGATATTAGCGAACAAAAGAATAAGGTATTTCAAAAAGAGGAGTGTAATTTTTCTTACCGCAACAGTTTATTCAAACAAACAAATAACTTTATTATTACGAAAGTTACTTTGGAGCTACAGAAGAACGGGAATCTAAATTTGGATTACAAAGATATTCAACTTGAAATCGAAAAGGAAAAAATAGATTTTTCACAACTAACGCCGGAGGATGTTCGTGAATTAGTGGTAAAAATTAGAAGAAAGAAGCTTCCGGATTGGAGGGAACTTCCTACGGTCGGTTCCTTTTTTAAAAATCCTGAAATACCAAAAAGGCAATTTGAAAATATTAGGAGGAACTATGATGATCTGCCGGGCTTTGAGACAAAAACAGGGAAAGTTAAGATCCCACTGGCATGGATCATAGAAAAGATTTGCCAAATGAAAGGATCGTCTGTTGGAGGCGTTAAGGTGTACGAGAGACATGCTTTGGTTATTATTAATCCATATGACGGAACCGCCAATGATATTAGAGACCTCACTCGCGAGATAAAGAAATGTGTGTTTGATAAAACTGGTATAGAAATAGAAGCCGAAGCTAAATTTATCGGAAATTTTGACTGA
- a CDS encoding lamin tail domain-containing protein: MNKKQLIFIAILLSSYALPSFAFAQIEITEIFYDRKGTDSGFEWVEIYNGSAQSVNITELGFFENDTNHRIENFLGSTDLSANSHAVLADDPDKFLQDFPQYEGAVFDSVFSLNNTGELIAFKDASGNIIDSVQYDSEWGAGGNGASLQKQENADWIEGLPTPGEENTTTVFEPPNEEEGASEDTKDSDSEDSFSNLESEWPFEDEDLYLSAGENKRAFVGEDVRFIGRAKFEGGEKVGGRDLIWAFGDGKGDRGDVVRHSYDRPGFYSVILLVEHDNNTYRDRVKIEVVETNSLALNDATEEWVEVRNESPYELDVSDWRIEKEDRAITFAKGTHILPEEIMSVSLEGKVGTKPVFLLDGNGEVVDEFVNYKKEPMGKYEEILGELELMIEKLAV; encoded by the coding sequence ATGAATAAAAAACAACTTATATTTATCGCTATTTTATTGAGTAGCTACGCGCTTCCAAGCTTTGCTTTCGCGCAAATTGAAATAACGGAAATTTTTTACGACAGAAAAGGAACAGACAGTGGTTTTGAGTGGGTAGAAATATATAACGGGAGTGCTCAATCGGTAAATATAACTGAGCTCGGTTTCTTTGAGAACGACACCAATCACAGAATTGAGAACTTTTTAGGCAGCACTGATCTGAGCGCGAATTCTCACGCGGTATTAGCAGATGACCCTGATAAATTCCTCCAGGATTTCCCCCAATATGAAGGCGCTGTTTTCGACAGCGTCTTTTCATTAAATAACACCGGGGAGTTAATTGCCTTCAAAGATGCCTCCGGAAATATTATTGATAGTGTTCAGTATGACTCTGAGTGGGGAGCCGGTGGAAATGGAGCTTCCTTGCAAAAACAAGAGAATGCGGACTGGATAGAAGGACTGCCAACTCCCGGTGAAGAAAATACAACCACTGTTTTTGAGCCGCCAAATGAGGAAGAAGGCGCGTCGGAAGATACAAAAGATTCAGATAGCGAGGACTCGTTCAGTAACCTAGAAAGTGAATGGCCATTTGAGGACGAAGATCTTTATTTGAGCGCCGGAGAAAATAAAAGGGCTTTTGTGGGCGAGGATGTTCGTTTTATCGGCAGAGCCAAATTCGAAGGAGGTGAGAAGGTCGGGGGCCGAGATCTAATTTGGGCTTTTGGTGACGGAAAAGGTGACAGAGGCGATGTAGTTAGGCATTCGTATGACAGGCCCGGTTTTTACAGCGTCATCCTTTTGGTAGAGCATGATAACAATACTTACCGCGATAGAGTAAAAATAGAAGTTGTAGAAACTAATAGCTTAGCTTTAAACGATGCTACCGAAGAGTGGGTGGAAGTAAGAAACGAAAGTCCGTATGAATTGGACGTATCGGATTGGAGGATCGAAAAGGAAGACAGGGCAATTACTTTCGCTAAAGGTACTCATATTCTTCCAGAAGAAATTATGTCGGTAAGTCTAGAGGGAAAAGTTGGCACAAAACCGGTGTTTCTTTTGGATGGCAATGGTGAAGTTGTCGATGAGTTTGTGAATTATAAAAAAGAACCGATGGGGAAGTACGAAGAGATACTAGGAGAACTCGAGCTAATGATTGAAAAGTTGGCCGTTTGA
- a CDS encoding type IV secretion system DNA-binding domain-containing protein — MDNERVTYFARTDHRNKDVEFGIKAKDRTRHVYVIGKTGMGKSTLLENMAIQDIQRGNGIAFLDPHGSTAEKLLEYIPEERVDDVLYFAPFDVDHPISFNVMEDVGEDKRHLVLDGLMSAFKKIWIDAWSSRMEYILGNTILALLEYPGTTMLDINRMYTDKDFRKKVVDYVQDPLVKSFWEEEFASYTDRYAQEATPAIQNKVGQFTSNPLIRNIIGQPKSSFDIRDIMDKRKIIIINLSKGLVGEQNANLLGSMLITKIYLAAMSRADSSPEIMSTLPNFYLYVDEFQSFANESFANILSEARKYKLNLTIAHQYIEQMSEEVRAAVFGNVGTMISFRVGAYDAEILEKEFAPQFTAEDMVNLGFAQVYLKLMVDGISSTPFSATTMPPIEEPRISYRDVAIAHSRKNFGTPRSDVESTIKKSQEKTESSHSERIDKGKAPRQDKKPNYKKETTQKEKAPREETPKETKNNDKPKVGDENHRNSLREALKNLTGAPEPASPAIDEKMKSDQVGNKEKIRPPKETKDKEKKSEQKPLRDNRDSFTNNNSESLEKTNEIPKNKLKKILRVDEDYNNE; from the coding sequence ATGGATAACGAAAGAGTAACCTACTTTGCCCGAACGGATCACCGGAATAAAGATGTAGAGTTCGGTATTAAGGCAAAAGATCGCACGCGACATGTTTACGTGATCGGTAAGACTGGAATGGGTAAATCCACCCTGCTTGAAAACATGGCTATCCAGGATATCCAAAGAGGTAATGGGATTGCCTTTCTGGATCCTCACGGTTCAACAGCGGAGAAATTATTAGAGTATATACCTGAGGAACGGGTAGATGACGTTCTTTACTTCGCTCCTTTCGACGTGGATCATCCCATCTCATTTAATGTGATGGAGGATGTAGGTGAAGATAAACGCCACTTGGTATTAGACGGATTAATGAGCGCATTCAAAAAGATCTGGATTGACGCGTGGAGCTCTCGGATGGAATACATACTCGGAAATACGATCTTGGCGCTTCTTGAGTATCCCGGAACGACAATGCTCGATATTAATAGAATGTATACCGATAAAGATTTCCGCAAAAAGGTAGTTGATTACGTTCAGGATCCGCTTGTTAAATCATTCTGGGAAGAAGAATTTGCCAGTTACACGGATCGCTACGCGCAAGAAGCTACTCCTGCTATTCAAAACAAGGTAGGACAATTTACCTCCAATCCACTGATACGCAATATCATCGGACAGCCAAAATCGTCGTTTGATATTCGTGACATAATGGACAAACGAAAGATCATAATTATCAACCTTTCAAAGGGGTTGGTCGGAGAGCAAAACGCCAACCTGTTAGGGTCGATGCTGATAACAAAAATATACCTTGCTGCTATGTCGCGTGCCGACAGCTCACCCGAGATAATGAGTACGTTGCCCAATTTTTATCTTTACGTAGATGAATTTCAATCCTTTGCCAATGAAAGTTTCGCTAACATTCTTTCCGAGGCCCGCAAATACAAACTCAATTTAACTATAGCTCACCAGTATATTGAACAGATGTCTGAGGAGGTGCGCGCGGCCGTTTTTGGTAACGTTGGGACTATGATCTCGTTCAGGGTTGGAGCTTACGACGCGGAAATTCTAGAAAAGGAGTTTGCTCCGCAGTTTACCGCTGAGGATATGGTCAACCTTGGCTTTGCTCAGGTCTATCTTAAGTTGATGGTAGATGGTATTTCTTCAACTCCTTTTTCTGCTACTACGATGCCACCCATAGAGGAGCCTCGTATTTCATATCGTGACGTCGCTATAGCGCATAGTCGCAAAAACTTTGGAACACCGAGATCTGACGTTGAATCCACAATTAAGAAGAGTCAAGAAAAAACAGAATCTTCTCATTCTGAGAGAATCGACAAGGGAAAAGCCCCTAGGCAAGACAAAAAGCCGAATTACAAAAAAGAGACAACACAAAAAGAGAAAGCGCCCCGAGAAGAAACACCTAAAGAGACAAAAAACAATGACAAGCCAAAGGTCGGCGATGAGAATCACCGAAACAGCTTACGCGAAGCTTTAAAGAATCTGACCGGCGCTCCCGAACCAGCTTCTCCGGCGATCGATGAGAAGATGAAAAGCGATCAAGTTGGTAATAAAGAAAAGATCAGACCACCAAAAGAGACTAAAGACAAAGAGAAAAAATCAGAACAGAAACCATTGCGAGATAATAGAGATAGCTTTACTAATAACAATTCTGAATCTTTAGAAAAAACAAATGAAATCCCAAAGAATAAATTAAAAAAGATCCTACGCGTAGACGAGGACTACAACAATGAATAA
- a CDS encoding putative glycoside hydrolase has product MIKLLVAVMVLVISLGAFLYALADHSSLFAYKIEHRSGEGVANKLGDLLNNKEEKDESDTRHIETPESVRAVYMTSCAAGTPSFRERFIEIVDTTEINSIVIDIKDYTGTLSFVPENKDLLGLWENSRCGAKDMEGFISKLHEKDVYVIGRITVFQDPYYVEKNPQWAVQKASDGSVWRDDKGLAFIDVGAREAWEHTVEIAKESYYIGFDELNFDYVRYPTDGNLQDIQFPHTGTASKANTLETFFKYLDETLEEEIPNVVTSVDIFGMTTTNFDDMSIGQVLEKTLPYFDYVSPMVYPSHYPTGFNGWSNPNEVPGPLIKYVMDSAVERAVADSSIIKTLDSEVIKCEVEENEESESAEGSTDTEEKPLPPECKKTLYTKESYEADKIRPWLQDFDYGGDYDAEDVRAQIEATYAAGLDSWMLWDPGNVYTLEALEQKSE; this is encoded by the coding sequence GTGATAAAATTACTAGTTGCCGTTATGGTCTTAGTGATCAGCTTGGGAGCTTTTTTGTATGCACTGGCTGATCATTCTTCACTCTTTGCTTACAAGATAGAACATCGATCCGGTGAGGGAGTGGCTAACAAATTGGGAGATCTGTTGAATAATAAAGAAGAAAAAGACGAGTCTGATACAAGGCATATTGAAACTCCGGAGTCTGTTAGGGCTGTATATATGACAAGTTGCGCGGCAGGTACTCCATCATTCAGGGAAAGATTTATAGAGATCGTTGATACTACAGAGATAAATTCTATAGTTATTGATATCAAGGACTACACTGGAACACTCTCGTTCGTTCCTGAGAACAAAGATCTTTTAGGGCTCTGGGAAAACAGCCGCTGTGGAGCAAAAGATATGGAAGGATTTATATCCAAACTTCATGAAAAGGATGTGTATGTCATTGGTAGAATAACGGTTTTTCAAGATCCTTATTACGTCGAGAAGAATCCTCAGTGGGCGGTTCAGAAGGCATCTGACGGTTCAGTATGGAGAGACGATAAAGGTTTAGCTTTTATTGATGTCGGTGCTCGCGAGGCCTGGGAGCACACAGTTGAAATAGCTAAGGAGTCATATTATATCGGCTTTGATGAGCTTAACTTTGATTATGTCCGTTATCCAACTGATGGCAATTTGCAAGATATCCAATTCCCACATACAGGGACTGCAAGCAAGGCCAATACTTTGGAGACATTTTTTAAGTACTTGGACGAAACTCTGGAAGAAGAAATTCCCAACGTTGTCACTTCGGTTGATATTTTTGGTATGACAACTACCAACTTTGATGATATGTCAATTGGTCAAGTTCTGGAGAAAACTCTTCCGTACTTTGACTACGTATCTCCGATGGTTTATCCCTCTCATTATCCGACCGGATTCAATGGTTGGAGTAACCCCAATGAGGTACCCGGTCCGCTCATAAAGTATGTAATGGACTCGGCGGTGGAGAGAGCCGTTGCTGACTCCAGCATTATTAAAACCTTGGACTCAGAGGTAATTAAGTGCGAAGTTGAGGAAAATGAAGAATCGGAGTCAGCTGAAGGTAGTACGGATACTGAAGAGAAGCCACTGCCGCCGGAATGTAAAAAGACCCTGTATACAAAAGAATCCTATGAAGCCGATAAAATTCGACCGTGGTTACAGGACTTTGATTACGGAGGAGACTATGATGCCGAGGATGTAAGAGCGCAAATAGAGGCTACATATGCGGCAGGACTGGATTCTTGGATGCTTTGGGACCCAGGAAACGTTTATACGCTAGAGGCTCTTGAGCAAAAAAGCGAATAG
- the rsmI gene encoding 16S rRNA (cytidine(1402)-2'-O)-methyltransferase: MGNLYIVATPIGNLEDITFRAVSTLRQVDLIFCEDTRVTRKLTANFDIETSAESLNARTENKKIDRVLEVLKDGRNVALVTDAGTPAVSDPGAQLVAKVREQLPEVKIQPIPGPSSLTAALSVAGLPVSEFLFLGFLPHKKGRETLFQEISESKRTVVIYESPHRLIKTLKKLSDILDSTYKVVVLRELTKYFEEIVGGSPEEVLLTFSERENIKGEIILMIGGRK; the protein is encoded by the coding sequence ATGGGAAATCTCTATATAGTAGCAACTCCGATAGGCAATTTAGAAGATATTACATTCAGAGCCGTTTCCACTCTGAGGCAAGTGGATCTGATCTTTTGTGAAGATACTCGCGTTACGCGAAAGCTTACGGCTAACTTTGACATTGAGACTTCAGCGGAAAGCTTAAACGCTCGCACGGAAAACAAAAAGATCGATAGAGTGTTAGAGGTTTTAAAAGATGGTAGAAACGTTGCTTTGGTGACAGACGCGGGTACACCAGCAGTGTCTGATCCGGGTGCGCAATTAGTGGCAAAAGTACGCGAGCAACTTCCGGAAGTAAAAATACAGCCGATCCCGGGACCGAGTTCGCTAACAGCTGCTCTTAGTGTAGCCGGACTACCCGTGAGTGAATTTCTTTTTCTAGGCTTTTTGCCTCATAAAAAGGGGAGGGAAACTTTATTTCAAGAGATCAGTGAGTCCAAGCGCACCGTAGTAATATACGAATCACCGCATAGACTTATCAAAACCTTAAAAAAATTATCTGATATTTTGGATAGTACATATAAGGTTGTCGTTTTGCGTGAATTAACCAAGTATTTTGAAGAAATCGTAGGAGGTAGCCCCGAAGAAGTTTTGCTCACTTTTTCTGAAAGAGAAAATATAAAAGGGGAAATTATCCTCATGATTGGCGGTAGAAAATAG